The Halomicrobium salinisoli genome contains a region encoding:
- a CDS encoding universal stress protein — translation MYERILVPTDGSTGTAHVALQAIDLAEQYGATIHALHVVDETVEGLTTDAGEQLRKQGQQAVDQIERMAAAHGVDAVTVVEDGDPAGGIVDYAEAEDADLIVMGTHGRSGVRRRLIGSVAERLVRRAPCPVMTVRLPESDVTVADADAAGDIALEALADDGHDASVVGVERQESVWVVEATADDETFLVYVDPVTRRTSVIDRGSGR, via the coding sequence ATGTACGAGCGGATTCTGGTCCCCACCGACGGCAGCACCGGCACCGCCCACGTCGCCCTCCAGGCGATCGACCTCGCCGAGCAGTACGGCGCGACGATCCACGCCCTCCACGTCGTCGACGAGACCGTCGAGGGACTGACCACCGACGCCGGCGAACAGCTGCGCAAACAGGGCCAGCAAGCGGTCGATCAGATCGAGCGGATGGCAGCGGCCCACGGCGTCGACGCCGTGACCGTCGTCGAGGACGGCGACCCCGCCGGAGGCATCGTCGATTACGCCGAGGCCGAGGACGCCGACCTGATCGTCATGGGGACGCACGGCCGTTCCGGCGTCCGGCGGCGGCTGATCGGCAGCGTCGCGGAGCGGCTCGTCCGCCGCGCTCCCTGCCCGGTGATGACGGTCCGGCTCCCCGAGTCGGACGTGACGGTCGCGGACGCGGACGCGGCCGGCGACATCGCCCTCGAGGCCCTCGCGGACGACGGGCACGACGCGTCGGTCGTCGGCGTCGAACGCCAGGAGAGCGTCTGGGTGGTGGAGGCGACGGCGGACGACGAGACGTTCCTCGTCTACGTCGATCCGGTGACCCGCCGCACCAGCGTCATCGATCGGGGGAGCGGGAGATAA
- a CDS encoding DoxX family protein: MSSQEVRLESTVAGFTASGRLHTLSVWFILALRLMMGIAFFQSGIGKVLSGEFSAGGYLTGAVPSNGSPAADLFVAMGQTEWFVAFVNVAVPWGEVLIGLGLLVGALTRLAAFWGAFMMLLFYLGNWEVSHGYINGDFAYMLVFLAVAAFGAGRILGLDAYIEQYEVGGQPLVERYPWTRYLLG; this comes from the coding sequence ATGTCATCACAGGAAGTCCGTCTCGAGAGCACGGTCGCGGGGTTCACGGCCAGCGGTCGGCTGCACACGCTCAGCGTCTGGTTCATCCTGGCGCTGCGGCTGATGATGGGGATCGCGTTCTTTCAGAGCGGGATCGGGAAGGTCCTCTCCGGGGAGTTCAGCGCCGGCGGCTACCTCACCGGCGCGGTCCCGAGCAACGGGAGCCCGGCGGCGGACCTGTTCGTCGCGATGGGTCAGACCGAGTGGTTCGTCGCGTTCGTCAACGTGGCCGTGCCGTGGGGCGAGGTGCTCATCGGGCTCGGCCTCCTCGTCGGCGCGCTGACGCGGCTGGCGGCGTTCTGGGGCGCGTTTATGATGCTGCTGTTCTACCTCGGCAACTGGGAGGTCTCCCACGGGTACATCAACGGCGACTTCGCGTACATGCTCGTGTTCCTCGCCGTCGCCGCGTTCGGCGCCGGCCGGATCCTCGGGCTGGACGCCTACATCGAGCAGTACGAGGTCGGCGGCCAGCCGCTCGTCGAGCGCTACCCCTGGACGCGGTACCTGCTCGGCTGA
- a CDS encoding Coenzyme F420 hydrogenase/dehydrogenase, beta subunit C-terminal domain: MSSDENARPRVPTVGGDPREGVDVDEPSGKTWFRDLDEAVIEADRCIQCGTCVAACPSDSIGIDEIEERPTLVSMCTGCSRCWDFCPRSGLRYERLADIESADRPADVGRTVAARAHSDATAAAGQDGGAVTALLGELLDAGEIDAALVATESDDQPLKGEAYLATSRADLREAAGSSYNQTMQLGRLHELLDEADLDDPDVAVVGTPCVIEGAAALERYELRDEASPIALRIALMCTRNFEYDRLRSILVDHGVDLEAVDGLDVTEGDLIATDADGEVLLEESVDAFDTAGLDGCAECADFVGETADISVGNVGSPDEYTTVVVRSERGADAWATGSDGLETLPLDETESLDRLADWNERRARDGLPREFDREGALSIAYREHREAYDGTDCEPEPLNPARVYQYEEWC; encoded by the coding sequence ATGTCGAGCGACGAGAACGCACGACCGCGCGTCCCGACCGTCGGCGGCGACCCGCGCGAGGGGGTCGACGTCGACGAACCGAGCGGCAAGACCTGGTTCCGCGACCTCGACGAGGCCGTGATCGAGGCCGACCGCTGCATCCAGTGTGGCACCTGCGTCGCCGCCTGCCCGTCGGACTCGATCGGGATCGACGAGATCGAGGAGCGGCCGACCCTGGTCAGCATGTGCACCGGCTGCTCGCGCTGCTGGGACTTCTGTCCCCGCAGCGGCCTCCGCTACGAGCGGCTGGCCGATATCGAGAGCGCTGACCGGCCCGCCGACGTCGGTCGCACCGTCGCCGCTCGCGCCCACTCCGACGCGACCGCCGCGGCGGGACAGGACGGCGGTGCCGTCACCGCGCTGCTGGGCGAGCTGCTCGACGCCGGCGAGATCGACGCCGCGCTGGTCGCCACCGAGAGCGACGACCAGCCCCTGAAGGGCGAGGCGTACCTCGCCACCTCCCGCGCGGACCTCCGCGAGGCGGCCGGCAGCAGCTACAACCAGACGATGCAGCTGGGCCGGCTCCACGAGCTGCTCGACGAGGCCGACCTCGACGACCCGGACGTCGCCGTCGTCGGGACGCCCTGCGTGATCGAGGGCGCGGCGGCCCTGGAGCGCTACGAGCTCCGCGACGAAGCGAGTCCCATCGCGCTCCGCATCGCGCTGATGTGTACCCGGAACTTCGAGTACGACCGCCTGCGGTCGATCCTCGTCGATCACGGCGTCGACCTGGAGGCGGTCGACGGGCTGGACGTGACCGAGGGCGACCTGATCGCGACGGACGCCGACGGCGAGGTGCTGCTGGAGGAGTCCGTCGACGCGTTCGACACGGCCGGACTCGACGGCTGCGCCGAGTGTGCGGACTTCGTCGGGGAGACCGCCGACATCAGCGTCGGCAACGTCGGCAGCCCGGACGAGTACACGACGGTCGTGGTGCGGTCCGAGCGCGGCGCCGACGCGTGGGCGACCGGTAGCGACGGGCTGGAGACGCTCCCGCTGGACGAGACCGAGTCGCTGGACCGCCTCGCCGACTGGAACGAGCGGCGCGCGCGGGACGGCCTCCCCCGCGAGTTCGACCGCGAGGGCGCCCTCTCGATCGCCTACCGGGAGCACCGCGAGGCCTACGACGGCACCGACTGCGAGCCCGAACCGCTGAACCCCGCCCGCGTCTACCAGTACGAGGAGTGGTGCTGA
- a CDS encoding rhodanese-like domain-containing protein, producing MFLSPGELRDRLGDVTVVDVRPAADYEEMGHVPGAVNVPFESIRDPGSVTPGMLPEPDEFAALLGEAGVDPDDDLVAYDGDRGVYAARFLVTAAVCGHRGDLAVLDGDYAVWRETHDVETATPDRSVTDYAADPPSDPPIADRTDVQAAAEADDAVLVDTRTAAEYAESHIPGAVQLGWEDLVGDDRRLKPREAIESILADRGLTRDRSIVLYCNTARRLSHTYAVLRELGYGDVSFYEGSLTDWIRAEAPEWDPVGLQERVRDLAEGGFERVVGELGDDVLNRLKLIGLYHQKQEGYFMLRTKVPGGDLTAEQARTIGEVADEFARAPEEYGGVDQNPEFGDGFLDVTTRQDVQMHWIEIEDVPEIWDRYEAVGLTTLQACGNSVRNVVGCPAAGLDADEAMDVDGIADEITDRFLGDRKYGNLPRKLKVSVTGCRENCARAQINDLGFLPARKDGREGFHVVVGGGLSDGPRMATDLDVFVEPDDVVELVEATADLFIEYGSYLDTAVNRLRFLVEELGTERVREELDERTDVAFEPAGEGLTEDYRGDHVGVHEQADGGRYVGLNVPTGRMLGSEFAELADLADEYGDGEVRLSLNQNVLLPGVAVEDVPDLRAEPLLDRYEPDPGPFARGIVSCTGREFCSYGVVETKNRAIRWARALDEWAADADVALPEAVRIHMSGCSASCAQPQLGDVGLRGETYRDETGSREGFDVGLGGDLGRERFADWVATAVPAETVPDRVRELLVAYADADAEDFAAWTNGAPDDDLARLVRTGERTEPQEAD from the coding sequence GTGTTCCTGTCCCCGGGCGAGCTCCGCGACCGACTCGGCGACGTCACCGTCGTCGACGTCCGCCCGGCGGCGGACTACGAGGAGATGGGGCACGTCCCCGGCGCCGTGAACGTCCCCTTCGAGTCGATCAGGGATCCCGGGTCGGTGACGCCGGGGATGCTCCCGGAGCCCGACGAGTTCGCGGCGCTGCTTGGCGAGGCGGGCGTCGATCCGGACGACGACCTCGTGGCCTACGACGGGGACCGCGGCGTCTACGCGGCCCGCTTCCTCGTCACCGCCGCGGTCTGTGGCCACCGCGGCGACCTGGCCGTGCTGGACGGGGACTACGCGGTGTGGCGCGAGACGCACGACGTCGAGACGGCGACGCCCGACCGATCGGTGACCGACTACGCCGCCGACCCGCCGTCGGATCCGCCCATCGCCGACCGGACGGACGTGCAGGCCGCCGCCGAGGCCGACGACGCCGTCCTCGTCGACACCCGGACCGCGGCGGAGTACGCCGAGTCCCACATCCCCGGCGCGGTCCAGCTGGGCTGGGAGGACCTGGTCGGCGACGACCGCCGGCTGAAGCCCCGCGAGGCGATCGAGTCGATCCTCGCCGACCGCGGGCTCACTCGCGACCGGTCGATCGTCCTCTACTGCAACACGGCGCGGCGGCTCAGCCACACCTACGCCGTCCTCCGGGAGCTGGGCTACGGCGACGTATCCTTCTACGAGGGTAGCCTCACGGACTGGATCCGCGCCGAGGCGCCCGAGTGGGACCCCGTCGGCCTCCAGGAGCGGGTCCGCGATCTGGCCGAGGGAGGGTTCGAGCGCGTCGTGGGCGAGCTCGGCGACGACGTGCTCAACCGCCTGAAGCTGATCGGCCTCTACCACCAGAAGCAGGAGGGGTACTTCATGCTCCGGACGAAGGTCCCCGGCGGAGACCTCACCGCGGAGCAGGCCCGGACGATCGGCGAGGTGGCCGACGAGTTCGCCCGCGCGCCCGAGGAGTACGGCGGCGTCGACCAGAACCCCGAGTTCGGCGACGGGTTCCTCGACGTCACCACCCGGCAGGACGTCCAGATGCACTGGATCGAGATCGAGGACGTCCCGGAGATCTGGGACCGCTACGAGGCGGTCGGCCTCACCACGCTGCAGGCCTGTGGCAACTCCGTGCGGAACGTCGTCGGCTGTCCAGCCGCCGGCCTCGACGCCGACGAGGCGATGGACGTCGACGGCATCGCCGACGAGATCACCGACCGCTTCCTCGGCGACCGGAAGTACGGCAACCTCCCGCGGAAGCTCAAGGTCAGCGTCACGGGCTGCCGGGAGAACTGCGCCCGGGCGCAGATCAACGACCTCGGCTTTCTCCCCGCCCGGAAGGACGGCCGCGAGGGGTTCCACGTCGTCGTCGGCGGCGGGCTCTCGGACGGCCCGCGCATGGCGACCGACCTCGACGTGTTCGTCGAGCCCGACGACGTCGTCGAACTCGTCGAGGCGACCGCGGACCTGTTCATCGAGTACGGCAGCTACCTCGACACGGCGGTCAACCGCCTGCGCTTCCTCGTCGAGGAACTCGGGACCGAGCGTGTCCGCGAGGAACTGGACGAGCGGACCGACGTCGCGTTCGAGCCCGCGGGCGAGGGGCTGACCGAGGACTACCGCGGCGATCACGTCGGCGTCCACGAGCAGGCCGACGGCGGGCGCTACGTCGGCCTGAACGTCCCGACCGGGCGGATGCTCGGCTCGGAGTTCGCCGAGCTGGCCGACCTGGCCGACGAGTACGGCGACGGCGAGGTCCGGCTCTCGCTGAACCAGAACGTCCTGCTCCCGGGCGTCGCGGTCGAGGACGTCCCCGACCTGCGCGCGGAGCCGCTGCTGGACCGCTACGAGCCCGACCCCGGGCCGTTCGCCCGCGGGATCGTCTCCTGTACGGGCAGGGAGTTCTGCTCGTACGGCGTCGTCGAGACGAAGAACCGCGCGATCCGGTGGGCGCGGGCGCTGGACGAGTGGGCCGCCGACGCCGACGTCGCCCTCCCCGAGGCCGTCAGGATCCACATGAGCGGCTGCTCGGCCTCCTGCGCCCAGCCGCAACTGGGCGACGTCGGGCTGCGGGGCGAGACCTACCGCGACGAGACCGGCTCCCGCGAGGGGTTCGACGTGGGCCTCGGCGGCGACCTCGGCCGCGAGCGGTTCGCCGACTGGGTCGCGACGGCCGTCCCGGCCGAGACAGTCCCGGACCGCGTCAGGGAACTGCTCGTCGCGTACGCCGACGCCGACGCCGAGGACTTCGCCGCGTGGACGAACGGCGCGCCGGACGACGACCTCGCCCGGCTCGTGCGGACGGGCGAGCGGACCGAACCGCAGGAGGCAGACTGA